Proteins encoded together in one Bacteroides zoogleoformans window:
- a CDS encoding glycoside hydrolase family 130 protein, which yields METYKEKVERLFQKHEELITRKNVAVEGGNGVFTRYEYPVVTAAHTPVFWRYDLDEASNPYLMERIGMNATMNSGAIKWNGKYLLVVRVEGADRKSFFAVAESPNGIDNFRFWDYPVTMPEDVVPATNVYDMRLTAHEDGWIYGVFCAERHDGNAPAGDLSSATATAAIARTKDLKNWERLPDLKTKSQQRNVVLHPEFVQGKYALYTRPQDGFIDAGSGGGIGWALVDDITHAEVKEEKIIDQRYYHTIKEVKNGEGPHPIKTPKGWLHLAHGVRGCAAGLRYVLYMYMTSLDDPTRLIATPAGALMVPEGEERIGDVSNVLFTNGWIADEDGKVFIYYASSDTRMHVVTSTIDRLVDYCMNTPADGLSSSASVETLKKLIDKNLSKGIRGQS from the coding sequence ATGGAAACTTATAAAGAAAAGGTAGAAAGATTGTTTCAGAAACATGAGGAATTGATTACGCGGAAGAATGTGGCGGTGGAAGGCGGAAACGGTGTCTTCACAAGATATGAATATCCGGTGGTGACGGCTGCCCACACGCCTGTGTTTTGGCGCTATGATTTGGATGAGGCTTCCAATCCGTACTTGATGGAGCGTATCGGCATGAATGCCACCATGAACTCCGGAGCCATCAAGTGGAACGGAAAGTATCTGCTGGTGGTGCGTGTGGAAGGAGCCGACCGCAAGTCTTTCTTCGCCGTGGCCGAGAGTCCCAACGGCATCGACAATTTCCGCTTCTGGGACTATCCCGTCACCATGCCCGAAGACGTGGTTCCGGCAACGAATGTGTACGACATGCGCCTCACGGCTCATGAGGACGGATGGATCTATGGCGTTTTTTGTGCCGAGCGGCATGACGGCAACGCGCCTGCCGGCGATTTGTCTTCGGCCACGGCCACGGCTGCCATTGCCCGCACCAAGGACTTGAAAAACTGGGAACGTCTGCCCGACTTGAAAACCAAGAGCCAACAGCGCAACGTGGTGTTGCATCCGGAGTTCGTACAAGGCAAATATGCTCTTTATACCCGTCCGCAGGACGGATTCATCGATGCCGGAAGCGGCGGCGGCATCGGTTGGGCGCTGGTGGATGACATCACTCATGCCGAAGTAAAGGAGGAGAAGATAATTGACCAACGCTACTATCATACCATCAAGGAGGTGAAGAATGGCGAGGGGCCGCATCCCATCAAAACCCCGAAAGGCTGGCTGCATCTGGCGCATGGAGTTCGCGGCTGCGCCGCCGGACTGCGTTATGTGCTCTACATGTATATGACTTCGCTGGATGACCCCACCCGTCTGATTGCGACTCCTGCCGGCGCTCTTATGGTGCCCGAAGGCGAAGAGCGTATCGGTGACGTGAGCAATGTGCTTTTCACTAACGGATGGATTGCCGACGAAGACGGAAAGGTGTTCATCTATTATGCCTCTTCCGACACCCGGATGCACGTGGTCACATCTACCATAGACCGGCTGGTGGATTATTGCATGAACACTCCCGCCGACGGTTTGTCTTCATCGGCATCGGTAGAGACTTTAAAGAAACTTATAGATAAAAATCTTTCAAAAGGCATCAGAGGTCAGAGCTGA
- a CDS encoding MFS transporter, with the protein MATLKEKIGYGFGDMSSSMFWKIFSYYLPFFYSNIFGLSLADAGLLMLVTRIWDAVSDPMMGVIADRTQTRRGKYRPYLLWIAAPFAVAGILLFTTPDLGATGKLIWAYVTYILMMTVYTAINVPYGAMLGVMTDDSNTKTVFSSYRMFFAYGGSFIALGAWEPLCNWFRTMGYSNAASWQYAMICIATFCFLGFLLCFSMTREHVRSVTSKSVGKDIGSLLRNSPWWILNGAALLSNLFNTVRGATVAYFFKDYISATASLDFGFFNLMLYAGLFLMVGEVCNMIGVALTVPLSMRFGKKSTYILALICLVIFSFLFFFIPNNSIGWWLMMIFQILISICTGVISPLIWSMYADVADYAEQKDGTASTGLIFSSGSMAQKFGGAFAGWAVMALLAFFNYNTAENAVQTAQAMDGLRYLMSFIPAAIAALSILVVFVYPLDKKRIAAINAELKERRK; encoded by the coding sequence ATGGCAACATTAAAAGAGAAAATCGGTTATGGCTTCGGGGACATGTCTTCCTCTATGTTTTGGAAGATATTCTCTTATTATTTACCGTTTTTCTATTCGAATATCTTTGGTTTGAGTCTGGCCGATGCGGGCTTGCTCATGTTGGTGACACGTATCTGGGATGCTGTGTCCGACCCGATGATGGGGGTCATTGCCGACCGTACTCAAACGCGCCGGGGCAAGTATCGCCCTTATCTGTTGTGGATTGCGGCACCATTTGCCGTGGCGGGCATCTTGCTCTTTACAACTCCCGATCTGGGTGCGACAGGCAAGCTGATATGGGCTTATGTCACGTACATCCTGATGATGACCGTATATACCGCTATCAACGTACCCTACGGTGCCATGCTGGGGGTGATGACCGATGACTCGAACACAAAAACGGTTTTCTCTTCATATCGCATGTTCTTTGCCTATGGAGGAAGTTTCATTGCCCTGGGAGCATGGGAACCGCTCTGCAATTGGTTCAGGACGATGGGCTACAGTAATGCTGCCAGCTGGCAATATGCCATGATTTGTATCGCGACATTCTGCTTTTTGGGCTTTCTGCTCTGTTTCAGCATGACGCGCGAGCATGTCAGGAGTGTTACGTCCAAGTCGGTGGGCAAGGACATTGGCTCTCTTCTCCGCAACTCGCCTTGGTGGATATTGAACGGTGCTGCCCTGCTCTCCAACCTCTTTAACACGGTGCGCGGTGCCACTGTCGCTTATTTCTTTAAAGACTATATCAGCGCCACCGCTTCGCTTGACTTCGGTTTCTTCAATCTGATGCTTTATGCCGGGCTCTTCCTGATGGTGGGCGAGGTGTGCAACATGATTGGTGTGGCATTGACCGTACCTCTTTCGATGAGGTTCGGCAAGAAATCTACGTATATCCTCGCGCTGATTTGTCTGGTGATATTCAGCTTTCTCTTTTTCTTTATCCCCAACAATAGCATCGGATGGTGGCTGATGATGATTTTCCAGATTCTGATTTCCATCTGTACCGGAGTCATTTCTCCGCTTATCTGGAGTATGTATGCCGATGTGGCGGACTATGCCGAGCAAAAGGACGGTACGGCATCGACGGGACTGATTTTCTCGTCGGGCTCGATGGCTCAGAAGTTCGGAGGCGCATTCGCGGGCTGGGCCGTGATGGCTTTATTGGCTTTCTTCAATTATAATACGGCGGAGAATGCGGTTCAGACAGCGCAGGCGATGGATGGCTTGAGGTATCTGATGAGCTTTATTCCGGCCGCAATTGCCGCACTCTCCATATTGGTAGTGTTTGTCTATCCTTTGGATAAGAAGCGGATAGCTGCCATTAATGCCGAATTGAAAGAAAGAAGAAAATAA
- a CDS encoding AGE family epimerase/isomerase, with protein MDIKKIRQEMEKELVSNILPFWMSKMTDTTNGGFYGRITGTDELKPEAEKGAVLNARILWTFSAAYRLLDKPEYLEMATRAKRTVIDHFYDKEYGGIYWSLDYKNRPLDTKKQIYALGFAIYGLSEYARATGDEESLDYAIRLFETIEKYSFDPLKNGYCEALTREWGEMADMRLSNKDENERKTMNTHLHILEPYTNLFRVWKDARLEKQLRNLIVVFTDKILNLKTGHLELFFNDDWTSRYRIVSYGHDIEASWLIHEAALVLADKEVLAKTEPLVEYIAAAADEGLMPDGSMIYESFPNQKKDDTDRHWWVQAENVVGHVNLYQHFDDEVAMQKAFRCWEFIKKNLIDYENGEWHWSVRADGRVNTDDDKAGFWKCPYHSGRMCMEIMERC; from the coding sequence ATGGACATAAAGAAGATAAGACAAGAGATGGAGAAGGAGTTGGTTTCAAACATCCTTCCTTTTTGGATGAGTAAGATGACAGATACGACGAATGGCGGCTTTTATGGTCGCATCACCGGAACCGACGAGCTGAAGCCCGAAGCTGAAAAAGGAGCTGTCTTGAATGCTCGTATCCTATGGACTTTCTCGGCGGCGTACCGACTGCTGGATAAGCCTGAATATTTAGAGATGGCTACGCGGGCCAAACGTACTGTCATCGACCATTTCTATGACAAGGAATATGGTGGAATCTACTGGTCGCTCGATTATAAAAACCGTCCGCTCGACACGAAGAAACAGATTTATGCTTTAGGCTTTGCCATTTATGGATTGAGCGAATATGCCCGTGCCACGGGTGATGAAGAATCGTTGGACTATGCCATCCGCCTTTTCGAGACCATTGAGAAGTACAGCTTCGACCCCTTGAAGAACGGTTATTGCGAGGCGCTGACCCGCGAATGGGGAGAGATGGCCGATATGCGTCTGAGCAACAAGGATGAGAATGAGCGTAAGACGATGAATACCCATCTGCATATTCTGGAACCTTATACAAACCTTTTCAGGGTGTGGAAAGATGCACGTCTGGAGAAACAGCTCCGCAACCTGATTGTTGTCTTTACAGATAAAATACTGAACCTCAAAACCGGTCATCTCGAATTGTTTTTCAATGACGATTGGACAAGCAGGTACCGCATCGTCTCTTACGGACACGACATCGAAGCGTCTTGGCTGATCCATGAAGCCGCCCTTGTGTTGGCTGACAAAGAGGTGCTGGCAAAAACAGAACCTTTGGTGGAGTACATTGCGGCGGCGGCGGACGAAGGCCTGATGCCTGACGGCAGTATGATTTATGAAAGCTTTCCGAATCAAAAGAAAGATGACACAGACCGCCATTGGTGGGTACAGGCAGAGAATGTAGTGGGGCATGTAAACCTGTATCAGCATTTTGATGATGAAGTGGCTATGCAAAAAGCATTCCGCTGCTGGGAGTTCATCAAGAAGAACCTGATTGATTACGAAAACGGAGAGTGGCACTGGAGTGTGCGTGCCGATGGCAGGGTGAACACCGACGATGATAAGGCCGGTTTCTGGAAATGCCCGTATCACAGCGGACGGATGTGCATGGAGATTATGGAACGTTGTTAG
- a CDS encoding LysR family transcriptional regulator yields the protein MEIRYLKSFVTAARLLNFSEAAKETCVTQSTFSQTIKQLEDELGCALFFRNSHEVSLTEAGKELLPYAEKTLHTADDCIRRMEDLRDLKCGTLNIGVTHSFNMVMHETLKDFMRLYPSIYLNIVYKPMTELIEHLMSRELDFVLSFRPQKNFPNIESHILFEDTLSVIVRQDHPWATKSSVTLAELKNYPIALPAKGLQARNVLENIMTEAGSELNVRIEMDEVTPLLRLVRATGIFTILSSSATEDVEDLVYIPIDHKGGRMEGSVQMLKGSYMKAATKEFIRILCETALVKKRITDWLRERC from the coding sequence ATGGAAATAAGATATTTAAAATCATTCGTTACTGCTGCAAGGCTTCTGAACTTTTCTGAAGCAGCAAAGGAAACATGCGTGACTCAAAGCACATTTTCACAGACTATCAAGCAATTGGAAGATGAACTTGGTTGCGCACTATTTTTCAGGAACTCACATGAGGTTTCCTTAACCGAAGCCGGAAAAGAATTGTTGCCATATGCAGAAAAAACGCTGCATACAGCTGATGATTGCATACGAAGGATGGAAGATCTGCGGGATCTGAAATGCGGAACCTTGAATATCGGAGTGACGCATTCCTTCAATATGGTGATGCACGAGACGCTAAAAGATTTCATGAGACTCTATCCCAGCATCTATCTCAATATTGTATACAAACCCATGACTGAATTGATAGAGCATCTTATGAGCAGAGAGCTTGACTTCGTTCTTTCATTTCGCCCTCAAAAGAACTTTCCCAATATAGAGTCGCACATACTCTTCGAGGATACTTTATCGGTCATCGTAAGACAAGATCACCCGTGGGCAACCAAAAGCAGCGTAACACTTGCCGAACTAAAAAACTATCCCATTGCTCTTCCTGCCAAAGGATTACAGGCCCGTAATGTTCTGGAAAATATAATGACGGAAGCAGGTTCCGAACTAAATGTACGTATAGAAATGGATGAAGTCACACCCTTACTGCGCCTTGTAAGAGCCACCGGCATATTCACCATTTTGTCTTCTTCCGCGACGGAAGATGTTGAGGATTTGGTTTACATTCCAATCGATCATAAGGGCGGCAGAATGGAAGGCTCCGTACAAATGCTGAAAGGAAGTTATATGAAAGCGGCGACAAAGGAATTTATCCGCATATTGTGTGAAACTGCATTGGTAAAGAAACGCATCACCGACTGGTTAAGAGAGCGTTGTTAA
- a CDS encoding threonine/serine exporter family protein, with protein sequence MLAIIEDCFFAAIAAIGFGSISNVPYKAFSGCAILAASGHGMRTILMNQFNISIVSASFIGALVIGFLSIPIASYWKAPAESMSFPALLPMIPGMYAYRTVQAFLLCVQHQSEDTFIHYLYQLNYNGFVCFSVILLMFIGVTVPIFCLGKYAYSATR encoded by the coding sequence ATGTTAGCCATAATAGAAGATTGTTTCTTTGCAGCGATAGCTGCCATCGGATTCGGGAGCATCAGCAATGTTCCTTATAAGGCGTTTTCAGGATGTGCCATACTCGCCGCTTCCGGACACGGAATGCGAACTATCCTCATGAACCAGTTTAACATATCAATCGTATCGGCAAGTTTTATCGGAGCACTTGTCATAGGCTTTCTCTCAATACCTATTGCTTCCTATTGGAAAGCTCCGGCAGAAAGCATGTCTTTCCCCGCACTGCTCCCCATGATTCCGGGCATGTATGCTTACCGCACAGTTCAGGCTTTTCTTCTGTGTGTACAACATCAATCCGAAGACACGTTCATACACTACCTGTACCAATTGAACTACAACGGATTTGTTTGCTTTTCGGTCATACTGCTTATGTTTATTGGTGTGACGGTACCTATATTCTGTTTAGGAAAATATGCCTACTCTGCAACCCGATAA
- a CDS encoding threonine/serine exporter family protein gives MSEFENNVSTFLSNYATTLLECGATTARIEKNVLRMAEAYGCQSKVNIYPLHVEVVLKNDINGDSVVRSKTIRDIRINYNTISELSRLSWICFDQQMSLTDAVNRYEHITATARIPFTIVTLLTAVANASFCRLFCGDAISMFIVFIATACGFYIKRELCRKWQIDLRLSIIVAGCISAIMSCSGYVFSLGHTPDVALATSVLYLIPGIPYLNSVSDLINGHYICAMSRLIYSCVITVCLAVGLYIGLMMMSTRIM, from the coding sequence ATGAGCGAGTTTGAAAACAATGTAAGCACATTTCTTTCCAATTATGCCACGACACTTTTGGAATGTGGGGCCACAACAGCCAGGATAGAGAAAAACGTGCTGCGCATGGCAGAAGCCTATGGTTGTCAATCGAAAGTCAACATCTACCCTCTTCATGTTGAAGTAGTATTGAAAAATGACATTAATGGAGATTCAGTGGTACGAAGCAAAACCATACGTGATATCCGTATCAACTACAATACGATTTCCGAACTGAGCAGATTGAGTTGGATTTGTTTTGACCAACAAATGAGCCTAACAGACGCCGTGAATCGATATGAACATATTACAGCGACAGCGCGAATTCCATTCACGATTGTCACACTCCTCACAGCAGTAGCCAACGCATCTTTCTGTCGTTTGTTTTGCGGGGATGCCATATCGATGTTCATTGTGTTCATTGCCACAGCTTGCGGATTTTACATAAAACGCGAGCTGTGCCGCAAATGGCAAATCGACTTGCGGCTTTCCATAATTGTTGCCGGATGCATATCAGCCATCATGTCATGCTCCGGATATGTGTTCTCGTTAGGCCATACCCCCGACGTAGCATTGGCAACGAGTGTACTATATCTTATCCCCGGTATCCCATACCTTAACTCTGTAAGCGACCTCATCAATGGGCATTATATCTGCGCAATGAGCCGTTTGATATATTCTTGCGTCATCACCGTATGCTTGGCCGTAGGTTTATATATAGGTTTGATGATGATGAGCACACGAATAATGTAA
- a CDS encoding MBL fold metallo-hydrolase, translated as MKKKMIAILVLLTLFLIGWVGRMFWVASGKQPSGERLARCEQSPHWKDGKFQNEHYTPQLTGNDSPVQALWKFLFKEIPNLKPTAGIPLVKVDLKTISRDEELCLWLGHSTIFIQTGKVRFLFDPVLTNELPVWLFMRPFKGTDTYTPDDIPDIDCLVITHDHWDHLDYSTVVALRSRVRAVICPLGVGEHFEYWGYDAERIHELDWDDDFAVNPSLTLHCLPSRHFSGRLFGNGKTLWASYLIDGPRRIFVSGDGGYDDRFARYGKAYPDIDLAIMENGQYDKGWRHIHVLPSELPQAISDLAPRRVLTYHNSKYALANHSWTEPLDSIYANAEGKSWQLLTPRIGEAIQLDRQQSFDKWW; from the coding sequence ATGAAAAAGAAAATGATTGCTATTTTGGTTTTACTCACCTTGTTCCTGATTGGCTGGGTGGGTCGTATGTTTTGGGTGGCTTCGGGCAAACAGCCGAGCGGCGAAAGGCTTGCTCGTTGCGAGCAGTCGCCTCATTGGAAAGACGGAAAGTTTCAGAACGAACACTACACACCGCAGCTTACGGGCAATGACAGTCCGGTACAGGCTCTGTGGAAGTTCTTGTTTAAAGAGATCCCCAACCTTAAACCCACCGCCGGCATTCCATTGGTAAAGGTTGACTTGAAGACAATCTCCCGTGATGAGGAGTTGTGTCTGTGGCTCGGTCATTCTACCATCTTCATACAAACGGGCAAGGTTCGTTTTTTATTCGACCCCGTATTGACTAACGAACTGCCGGTGTGGCTTTTTATGAGACCTTTCAAGGGAACGGATACTTATACGCCCGACGATATTCCCGATATTGATTGTCTTGTCATTACGCATGACCATTGGGACCATCTCGACTACAGCACCGTTGTGGCTTTGCGTTCCCGTGTGCGCGCAGTGATATGTCCCTTAGGTGTGGGGGAGCATTTTGAATATTGGGGGTACGATGCCGAGCGTATCCACGAACTTGACTGGGACGATGATTTTGCCGTCAATCCTTCCCTCACTTTGCACTGTTTGCCTTCCCGGCACTTTTCCGGGCGCTTGTTCGGAAACGGCAAGACCCTCTGGGCAAGTTATCTTATCGATGGCCCGCGTCGTATCTTCGTATCCGGAGACGGTGGTTACGACGACCGCTTTGCCCGTTATGGAAAGGCTTATCCCGACATCGACCTCGCCATTATGGAGAACGGCCAGTATGACAAAGGCTGGCGGCACATCCATGTCTTGCCTTCCGAACTTCCGCAGGCCATCAGTGACCTTGCTCCTCGGCGTGTGCTTACCTACCACAATTCCAAGTATGCTCTTGCCAATCATTCTTGGACAGAACCGCTCGACAGCATCTATGCCAATGCGGAAGGCAAATCATGGCAACTGCTTACACCCCGAATCGGCGAGGCCATACAACTTGACCGACAACAGAGTTTTGACAAATGGTGGTGA
- a CDS encoding SusC/RagA family TonB-linked outer membrane protein — protein MKTHEKRASFSRAVILRVATGFFLVTGAGISPVQLFAEVVRTVGIEAVRQQSVTVTGIVKDKNGDPVIGANVLEKGTINGVITDIDGRYTLKVQGANSVLSFSYIGYKTQEITVGNNRQLDITLQDDTELLDEVVVIGYGTQKKGDVTSAISSVKAENFVKGAVADAGQLIQGKVAGLNISLPSGDPTGNSQIMLRGISSLKGGTSPLVLVDGVPGSLNTVAPEDIESIDVLKDGSATAIYGTRGTNGVIIITTKQSRKEMPPTIDYNGYMSVSNILKRPDFMSADDLRRKWSEGYTFNGANLKDFGADTDWLGELTRTAISHSHNLSLRGGSRNTNYTASANYTKRQGTFIKTDFEAMNARMDISHSMYENKLTADVSVFVSQHTMPRSWNTYAYRQALIHNPTEPIKDEGGNWFERDLYFYDNPVAYIRETIGEMKRKNIRFNGGLTFRPIESLILKAMYARRSTTTTDGYYQTKKHVSTTKSGRNGYAYRYDSDFDNNLVELTAHFQKAFGKHNVSALVGYNYEDNTNSNMSMTNYDFPTDAYSYNKMEAGMALKRGEASMTSYKSSDKLIGVFARVSYNFNDRYLLMASLRHEGSSKFGKDHKWGNFPGMSLGWRIDKENFMKSLNWLDNLKFRVGYGVTGINVAAPYTSLSGLNYEGAFLYNGTWVKALETVRNNNADLRWEKKHEFNIGLDWDILNGRVGGSVDYYIRKTKDALWDYPVPVPPFMFSSMLANASEMENKGLEILVRAMPVQTDRFTWNTSVSYSTNTNKIVALSSDKFSMTQDYFYSGYTGEPIQTSTHIVQVGKAIGTFYGLKSVDITEDGLWLVENKKGEHVLATEADATDWQVLGNGIPKHYLNWNNTFKFFDFDLSVNMRGAFGFQILNFQRMYYENAKPEIQYNRLNSAFDKVYGKTQLKDEQRYVSYYIEDGDYWKIDNVTLGYTVKLLKQKVIKNLRVYASVLNLATITGYKGMDPEVPLSSSSYGLLDAGTDNRDKYPTNRTYTFGVNLTF, from the coding sequence ATGAAGACACATGAGAAAAGAGCTTCGTTCAGCAGAGCTGTCATCTTACGAGTTGCAACCGGTTTTTTCCTTGTGACGGGTGCCGGAATCAGTCCCGTACAACTCTTTGCGGAAGTGGTAAGAACAGTGGGCATCGAGGCTGTGCGGCAGCAATCTGTTACGGTTACAGGTATTGTGAAAGACAAGAACGGCGACCCCGTCATTGGCGCCAACGTGCTTGAAAAAGGGACGATCAATGGTGTGATAACCGATATTGACGGCCGCTATACGCTGAAAGTACAAGGAGCCAATTCTGTATTATCCTTTTCTTATATCGGCTATAAAACCCAGGAAATCACTGTCGGGAATAACCGCCAACTCGATATCACGCTTCAAGATGACACGGAGTTGCTGGATGAAGTGGTGGTCATCGGCTACGGCACTCAGAAGAAGGGAGATGTGACGAGTGCCATTTCAAGCGTGAAAGCCGAGAACTTCGTAAAAGGGGCGGTGGCTGATGCCGGACAGTTGATTCAAGGCAAAGTGGCCGGACTGAACATTTCTTTACCCTCGGGAGACCCTACCGGAAATTCCCAAATAATGCTTCGCGGTATTTCATCTTTGAAGGGAGGAACTTCTCCGTTGGTACTGGTGGATGGAGTTCCCGGTAGTCTGAATACGGTAGCGCCGGAAGACATCGAATCCATAGATGTGTTGAAAGACGGCTCTGCCACTGCTATCTACGGTACTCGCGGCACAAATGGTGTAATTATCATCACAACGAAACAAAGCCGTAAAGAAATGCCTCCTACCATCGATTACAACGGATATATGTCTGTCTCAAATATTTTAAAGAGGCCGGACTTCATGAGTGCCGACGACCTTCGACGGAAATGGAGTGAAGGATATACGTTCAACGGTGCCAATCTGAAAGATTTCGGTGCCGATACCGATTGGTTGGGGGAACTGACCCGTACGGCAATATCTCATTCGCATAACTTGTCGTTGAGAGGCGGCAGCCGAAACACGAACTATACGGCATCGGCCAATTATACCAAACGCCAAGGAACTTTTATAAAAACTGACTTCGAAGCAATGAATGCCCGAATGGATATCAGTCATTCCATGTACGAGAATAAATTGACCGCCGACGTCAGTGTGTTTGTGAGCCAGCATACAATGCCGCGCAGCTGGAATACATACGCCTACAGACAGGCTTTAATCCATAATCCGACGGAGCCGATAAAAGACGAAGGAGGAAATTGGTTTGAACGTGACTTGTATTTCTACGATAACCCTGTGGCCTACATTCGTGAGACGATTGGTGAAATGAAGCGCAAAAATATCCGTTTCAATGGAGGCTTGACTTTCCGGCCGATTGAGTCCTTGATTTTGAAGGCTATGTATGCACGTCGCAGTACAACAACTACTGACGGATATTATCAGACCAAGAAGCATGTATCTACCACCAAAAGCGGACGTAACGGTTATGCCTACCGCTATGATTCTGATTTTGATAATAATTTAGTAGAGTTGACTGCCCATTTCCAGAAAGCCTTTGGAAAACACAATGTCAGTGCGTTGGTAGGTTATAATTATGAGGACAATACGAATTCCAACATGTCAATGACCAACTATGATTTCCCGACAGATGCCTATTCGTATAATAAGATGGAAGCGGGCATGGCATTGAAACGCGGTGAAGCCTCCATGACCAGTTATAAGAGTTCCGACAAGCTGATTGGTGTATTTGCACGCGTCAGCTATAATTTCAATGATCGTTATTTATTGATGGCTTCTCTTCGTCACGAGGGTTCTTCCAAGTTTGGTAAAGATCATAAATGGGGTAATTTCCCCGGCATGTCTTTAGGCTGGAGAATTGATAAGGAAAACTTCATGAAGAGCTTGAATTGGCTGGATAACTTGAAGTTTCGTGTGGGATATGGCGTGACCGGTATTAATGTGGCAGCTCCGTACACTTCGCTTTCCGGATTGAATTACGAAGGAGCTTTTTTGTACAACGGCACATGGGTAAAAGCCTTGGAGACGGTTCGAAACAACAATGCCGATTTGCGTTGGGAAAAGAAGCATGAGTTCAACATCGGTTTGGATTGGGATATCCTGAACGGACGGGTGGGAGGCTCTGTCGACTACTACATCCGTAAGACCAAAGATGCACTTTGGGATTATCCCGTTCCTGTTCCGCCTTTTATGTTTTCGTCCATGCTGGCCAATGCTTCGGAAATGGAGAACAAGGGACTGGAGATTCTGGTACGCGCCATGCCTGTACAGACTGATCGTTTTACTTGGAATACCAGCGTTTCTTATTCTACCAATACGAATAAAATCGTTGCTTTGTCAAGCGATAAATTTTCCATGACACAAGATTATTTCTATTCCGGTTATACGGGTGAACCTATCCAGACAAGCACCCACATCGTACAGGTAGGTAAGGCCATCGGTACGTTCTATGGCTTGAAATCGGTTGATATCACGGAAGATGGATTATGGTTGGTTGAAAACAAAAAAGGGGAACATGTATTGGCAACAGAGGCTGATGCTACAGACTGGCAGGTTTTGGGTAATGGCATTCCCAAACATTATCTGAATTGGAACAATACTTTCAAGTTCTTTGATTTTGATTTAAGTGTGAACATGCGTGGGGCTTTTGGTTTCCAGATATTGAATTTTCAACGTATGTATTACGAAAATGCAAAACCGGAAATTCAATATAACCGCTTGAATTCGGCTTTCGATAAGGTCTACGGGAAAACTCAACTGAAAGATGAGCAACGATATGTTAGTTATTACATCGAAGATGGAGATTACTGGAAAATAGACAATGTAACCTTAGGATATACCGTCAAACTTCTCAAACAGAAAGTCATCAAAAATCTACGTGTGTATGCATCGGTTCTGAATTTGGCTACCATTACGGGTTACAAAGGTATGGATCCTGAAGTTCCATTGAGCAGTAGCAGCTATGGGTTGCTGGATGCCGGCACGGATAATAGAGACAAGTATCCTACCAATCGTACGTATACTTTCGGCGTTAACCTCACTTTCTAA